From a single Saimiri boliviensis isolate mSaiBol1 chromosome 7, mSaiBol1.pri, whole genome shotgun sequence genomic region:
- the PHETA1 gene encoding sesquipedalian-1, protein MKLNERSLAFYATCDAPVDNAGFLYKKGGRHAAYHRRWFVLRGNMLFYFEDAASREPVGVIILEGCTVELVEAAEEFAFAVRFAGTRARTYVLAAESQAAMEGWVKALSRASFDYLRLVVRELEQQLAAVRGASGPALPLPQPLPHPLSPTPALPSAPALAPPLPRWPSALPPKENGCAVWSTEPPPPPPRRRTSAPHGPLDLAPFARLHECYGQEIRALRGQWLSSRVQP, encoded by the coding sequence ATGAAGCTGAACGAGCGCAGCCTGGCTTTCTACGCCACCTGCGACGCCCCGGTGGACAACGCGGGCTTCCTGTACAAGAAGGGCGGGCGGCACGCGGCCTACCACCGGCGCTGGTTCGTGCTGCGCGGGAACATGCTCTTCTACTTCGAGGACGCGGCCAGTCGTGAGCCCGTGGGCGTCATCATCCTGGAGGGCTGCACCGTGGAGCTGGTGGAGGCCGCCGAGGAGTTCGCCTTTGCCGTGCGCTTCGCGGGGACTCGGGCACGCACGTACGTGCTGGCGGCTGAGAGCCAGGCCGCCATGGAGGGCTGGGTCAAGGCTCTGTCGCGGGCCAGCTTTGACTACCTGCGGCTGGTGGTGCGCGAGCTGGAGCAGCAGCTGGCAGCCGTGCGCGGCGCGAGTGGCccggccctgcccctgccccagcccctgcctcatCCCCTgtccccaaccccagccctgccctctgccccggccctggccccgcccctgccccgctGGCCCAGCGCCCTCCCGCCCAAGGAAAATGGCTGTGCTGTCTGGAGCACCGAGCCCCCTCCACCACCGCCTCGCCGCAGGACTTCTGCACCCCATGGGCCCCTGGACTTGGCGCCTTTCGCCCGGCTGCACGAGTGCTATGGCCAGGAGATCCGGGCCCTGCGTGGCCAGTGGCTCAGCAGCCGGGTCCAGCCCTGA